Proteins from a genomic interval of Nitrospina gracilis Nb-211:
- a CDS encoding DUF5069 domain-containing protein, which yields MNLTARYPRSPRQRLAGLVHVPRMIDKARACKKNTLGEYIYPCPLDKMILEFLNVDSDTFMEKSASFSEATMEEWVEFLVQDKSRRDFEQINEAILNASPDNDEAREKFKAILNSIDRAREDITSWAELIDLEEGRM from the coding sequence ATGAATTTGACCGCACGGTATCCAAGAAGTCCAAGGCAACGGCTCGCGGGACTGGTCCATGTTCCACGCATGATCGACAAGGCCCGCGCCTGCAAAAAAAATACACTGGGAGAATACATCTATCCCTGCCCTCTCGATAAAATGATTCTGGAATTCCTGAATGTGGATTCCGATACCTTCATGGAAAAGTCCGCATCGTTTTCGGAAGCAACAATGGAAGAATGGGTCGAATTTCTCGTACAAGACAAATCGCGCCGGGATTTCGAGCAAATAAACGAAGCGATCCTGAACGCATCGCCGGACAACGACGAAGCGCGGGAAAAATTCAAAGCCATCCTGAATTCCATCGATCGCGCCCGGGAAGACATCACGAGCTGGGCGGAGTTGATCGACCTGGAAGAAGGCCGGATGTAA
- the tatA gene encoding twin-arginine translocase TatA/TatE family subunit: protein MMGIGFPELMVILVIIMIIFGAGKLPEIGSAFGNSIRNFKKSMKEAEEGEDKETAAVPEGHTQPAPAQAQGNPAPQPATQNTATTVPTGQASSQPVTAQSTGTAQTTGQNPAPNAKKKEKPKDEAEKMIEDAINELKEKRIGTVKTPHDGLVQQGDVFTDSLKRTPFGRGRDRGVSRDVF from the coding sequence ATGATGGGGATCGGTTTTCCAGAGTTGATGGTGATCCTGGTGATCATCATGATCATTTTCGGCGCCGGCAAACTGCCGGAGATCGGCAGTGCCTTTGGCAACAGCATTCGTAATTTTAAAAAGTCGATGAAGGAAGCGGAAGAGGGTGAGGACAAGGAAACCGCCGCTGTGCCGGAGGGACACACGCAACCGGCCCCCGCGCAGGCTCAGGGGAACCCTGCACCCCAGCCAGCCACACAGAACACGGCGACTACGGTTCCCACGGGGCAGGCTTCGTCTCAGCCTGTGACCGCGCAGAGCACCGGCACCGCGCAAACGACGGGACAGAACCCCGCGCCGAATGCGAAGAAGAAAGAAAAACCGAAAGACGAGGCTGAAAAGATGATCGAGGATGCGATCAACGAACTGAAAGAGAAGCGCATCGGTACGGTCAAAACGCCGCATGACGGTCTGGTTCAGCAGGGAGATGTGTTCACCGACTCGCTGAAACGCACGCCGTTCGGACGCGGCCGCGATCGCGGGGTTTCGCGCGACGTTTTTTAA
- the nuoD gene encoding NADH dehydrogenase (quinone) subunit D yields MSDLKESLHTEHLVLNMGPSHPATHGTVKFTLTLDGETVVDCEVEVGYLHRGFEKMCESVTYTNVFPYTDRLNYCSAIMNNISYALAVEKLLGIECTDRCQYIRVVTNELMRIADHYTNIAAAALELGALTAFIYFVEAREILWDILEKICGARLTSNYVRIGGLMCDIPEDLDDDLKAAYPKLDALFDDVDKLLTKNRIFLDRMCDTGIISVEEAISYGFTGPCLRACGVNYDVRKAQPYLVYDRIDFDIPLGRTGDNFDRYLVRMEEIKQSYKIIKQAMKDMPDGPINVDNPYMRQPSKQDVYTRMEEMIAHFKLTIDGIKPPVGEVYLGTEAANGELGFYIVSDGSGRPYKCRVRPPCFTMTAAMEVMVRGAMLADIIPTFDMINMIGGECDR; encoded by the coding sequence ATGTCCGATCTCAAGGAGAGTTTGCATACCGAACACCTGGTTCTGAACATGGGCCCGTCCCATCCGGCCACGCACGGAACGGTGAAATTCACCCTCACGCTGGACGGCGAAACCGTGGTGGACTGCGAAGTCGAAGTGGGTTACCTGCACCGCGGCTTCGAGAAGATGTGCGAAAGCGTCACCTACACCAACGTCTTCCCGTACACGGACCGGCTGAACTACTGCTCCGCCATCATGAACAACATCAGCTACGCGCTGGCGGTGGAAAAACTGCTGGGCATCGAGTGCACCGATCGGTGCCAGTACATCCGCGTCGTCACCAACGAGCTGATGCGCATCGCCGACCACTACACCAACATCGCCGCGGCGGCGCTTGAGCTGGGCGCGCTCACCGCGTTCATCTACTTCGTCGAAGCCCGCGAAATCCTGTGGGACATCCTGGAGAAAATCTGCGGCGCGCGGCTGACCTCCAACTACGTGCGCATCGGCGGCCTGATGTGCGACATTCCGGAAGACCTCGATGACGATCTGAAAGCCGCGTACCCGAAACTGGATGCGCTGTTCGACGACGTGGACAAACTGCTCACCAAAAACCGCATTTTCCTCGACCGCATGTGCGATACGGGAATCATCTCCGTGGAAGAGGCCATCTCTTACGGCTTCACGGGACCGTGCCTGCGCGCCTGTGGCGTCAATTATGACGTGCGCAAGGCTCAGCCGTACCTGGTGTACGACCGCATCGATTTCGACATTCCGCTCGGCAGAACCGGCGACAACTTCGACCGCTACCTGGTGCGCATGGAAGAGATCAAGCAGAGCTACAAGATCATCAAGCAGGCGATGAAAGACATGCCGGACGGCCCCATCAACGTAGACAATCCCTACATGCGCCAGCCCTCCAAGCAGGATGTATACACGCGCATGGAAGAGATGATCGCCCACTTCAAGCTGACCATCGACGGCATCAAGCCGCCCGTCGGCGAGGTGTACCTGGGCACGGAAGCGGCGAACGGCGAGTTGGGATTCTATATCGTGAGCGACGGCTCCGGCCGCCCCTACAAGTGCCGCGTGCGCCCGCCCTGCTTCACCATGACGGCTGCGATGGAAGTGATGGTGCGCGGCGCCATGCTGGCGGACATCATCCCCACCTTCGACATGATCAACATGATCGGCGGCGAGTGCGACCGGTAA
- a CDS encoding sigma-54-dependent transcriptional regulator — translation MSKILVVENEKSMRDLLTIVLEKDGHEVETARNGEVAVDMIQEHQYDVVLTDINMPRANGIDVLDAVNRVLPGTPVIMMTAYASAETAVETMKKGAYDYLSKPFKIEELQLIIKNAAEKKRLADENVYLKSALKDKYQFANIIGKSEGMRQVFDYISKVANSNATVLIGGESGTGKELVAKALHYNSNRKNYPFISINCGAMPENLLESELFGHEKGAFTSADATKIGLMEAANKGTFFLDEISEAPLSIQVKLLRVLQEKEFTRVGGTKPIKVDLRIIAASNRDLAQSVRDKEFREDLYYRLKVIHIHIPPLRQRKEDISLLVHHFINKYCEEYQGEKKLKSISPEAIKVLENYDWPGNVRELENVMERAVVLEAQETIQVSSLPEELLGATTSVADNMVPSLTDEPIDLESTLDKIEKKMLLGALDKSDGMINKAAKLLNLSFRSMRYRVKKHNLKGKIDKNDG, via the coding sequence ATGAGCAAAATACTGGTTGTCGAAAATGAAAAGAGCATGCGCGACCTGTTGACCATCGTGCTGGAAAAGGACGGTCACGAGGTGGAAACCGCGCGCAATGGCGAGGTGGCGGTGGACATGATCCAGGAGCACCAGTACGACGTGGTGCTGACCGACATCAACATGCCACGCGCGAACGGGATCGATGTGCTCGATGCCGTCAACCGCGTTCTGCCCGGCACGCCGGTGATCATGATGACCGCTTACGCCTCCGCCGAGACGGCGGTCGAGACCATGAAGAAAGGCGCCTACGACTACCTGTCGAAACCGTTCAAGATCGAGGAACTTCAGCTCATCATCAAAAACGCGGCGGAGAAAAAACGGCTGGCCGACGAGAACGTCTATTTGAAAAGTGCCCTCAAGGACAAGTATCAGTTCGCCAACATCATCGGCAAAAGCGAGGGCATGCGGCAGGTGTTCGATTACATCAGCAAAGTCGCCAACAGCAACGCCACGGTGCTGATCGGCGGCGAAAGCGGCACCGGCAAGGAACTGGTGGCCAAGGCGCTCCATTACAACAGCAACCGGAAAAATTATCCGTTCATCTCCATCAACTGCGGTGCCATGCCGGAGAACCTGCTGGAAAGCGAATTGTTCGGTCACGAAAAGGGCGCGTTCACCAGTGCCGATGCCACCAAGATCGGCCTCATGGAGGCGGCCAATAAGGGAACCTTTTTTCTGGACGAAATCTCCGAAGCCCCGCTTTCCATTCAGGTCAAACTGCTTCGCGTTTTGCAGGAGAAAGAATTCACCCGCGTCGGCGGCACCAAGCCCATCAAGGTGGACCTGCGCATCATTGCCGCGTCCAATCGCGACCTGGCGCAGTCGGTGAGAGACAAGGAGTTTCGCGAAGACCTGTATTACCGCCTGAAAGTGATTCATATCCACATCCCTCCTCTGCGCCAGCGCAAGGAGGATATCTCGCTTCTTGTGCATCATTTCATCAACAAGTATTGCGAAGAATACCAGGGCGAAAAGAAACTGAAATCAATTTCGCCGGAGGCCATCAAGGTTCTCGAAAATTACGACTGGCCGGGCAACGTCCGCGAACTGGAAAACGTCATGGAACGCGCAGTGGTGCTGGAAGCGCAGGAAACCATCCAGGTCAGCAGTCTGCCGGAGGAGTTGCTGGGCGCGACAACATCCGTTGCGGACAACATGGTGCCCTCGCTGACGGACGAGCCGATCGATCTGGAAAGCACCTTGGACAAGATCGAGAAGAAAATGCTGTTGGGTGCGCTGGATAAGTCTGATGGCATGATCAACAAGGCGGCGAAATTGCTGAATCTGAGCTTTCGCTCCATGCGTTACCGCGTCAAGAAGCACAATCTGAAAGGCAAGATTGACAAAAATGATGGGTGA
- a CDS encoding lysylphosphatidylglycerol synthase transmembrane domain-containing protein codes for MSKILKPLFFLFGVGLFAWAVSTVDFKDVTHHLLDMGWGFALVFIAYSLVAYFDARSWQFAFKPKEAKRLTTFALWKVRTIGESFNAITPFGSLGGEPVKAHFLKEQYGLGYKQGLASQVVARTTLMLSLILFMIPGTVFLFLTDGIDETFKNGSAAGLITFSVLIILFLLFQTTGCLSMLVGWFDRTFPKSEARPAVDHLLALCNMMSGYYREHRMLCFKSIWYGWLGWAAGVIELYFTLYFLGVELSWMELWTIEAILQLVRVGSFFIPISLGAQEAGLVVIFMSMGMSGPLGLAVSLVRRIRELIWIGLGLLLGGSAAFKPIRVPVESPEQP; via the coding sequence ATGTCCAAAATTCTGAAACCCCTGTTTTTCCTGTTCGGCGTCGGCCTGTTCGCATGGGCGGTGAGCACCGTCGATTTTAAAGACGTCACCCACCACCTGCTGGACATGGGCTGGGGCTTCGCACTCGTGTTTATCGCCTACAGCCTGGTCGCTTACTTCGACGCCCGCTCCTGGCAGTTCGCCTTCAAACCGAAGGAAGCGAAGCGCCTGACCACTTTCGCCCTGTGGAAAGTCCGCACCATCGGCGAATCGTTCAACGCCATCACCCCGTTCGGCTCGCTGGGCGGCGAGCCGGTGAAAGCGCATTTCCTGAAAGAACAGTACGGCCTCGGTTACAAACAGGGCCTCGCCTCGCAGGTGGTGGCGCGCACCACGCTGATGCTGAGCCTCATCCTGTTCATGATTCCCGGCACCGTCTTCCTGTTTCTCACCGACGGCATCGACGAAACCTTCAAGAACGGCAGTGCGGCGGGACTCATCACCTTCTCCGTGCTCATCATCCTGTTCCTGCTGTTCCAGACCACGGGATGCCTCAGCATGCTGGTCGGCTGGTTCGACCGCACATTTCCCAAAAGCGAGGCGCGCCCGGCGGTGGATCACCTGCTCGCCCTGTGCAATATGATGTCGGGGTATTACCGCGAACACCGCATGCTCTGCTTCAAGTCCATCTGGTACGGCTGGCTGGGCTGGGCGGCGGGGGTGATCGAGCTTTATTTCACGCTATACTTTCTCGGCGTCGAGCTGAGCTGGATGGAGTTGTGGACCATCGAAGCGATCCTGCAGTTGGTGCGCGTGGGCAGTTTTTTCATCCCTATCAGCCTGGGGGCGCAGGAGGCGGGGCTGGTGGTAATTTTCATGTCGATGGGGATGAGCGGACCACTCGGGCTCGCCGTGTCCTTGGTGCGGCGCATCCGCGAATTGATCTGGATCGGTCTCGGCCTCCTGCTGGGGGGGAGCGCCGCGTTCAAACCCATTCGCGTGCCGGTGGAATCGCCCGAACAACCTTAA
- a CDS encoding argininosuccinate synthase yields the protein MSDKLNKIVLAYSGGLDTSVIIQWLKEKYHCEIIAYCADIGQGAELEPVREKALATGASKVFVEDLKEEFAQDFLFPMLRANAFYENHYLLGTSIARPLIAKEQIRIANQEGAAGVSHGATGKGNDQVRFELTYMILKPDVVIIAPWREWELDSRSSLIDYAKKHNIPVPVTKKKPYSMDRNLFHISYEGGVLEDPWYEPDADMFLMTKSPEAAPDKPTYIEITYQQGNPIAINGEAMSPANLIAKLNEYGGENGIGRIDIVENRFVGMKSRGVYETPGGTILHAAHRALETLVMDREIMFLRDSLIPTYARLVYNGLWYSPERELLQKTIDDTQVHVNGTTRLKLYKGNCILAGVKADKSLYSKDMASFEKDDIYRQADAEGFIRLNALRLKLYTQTFGNM from the coding sequence ATGAGCGACAAACTGAATAAAATCGTACTGGCTTATTCCGGAGGGCTGGACACCTCCGTCATCATCCAATGGCTGAAAGAGAAGTACCACTGCGAGATCATCGCCTACTGCGCCGACATCGGCCAGGGAGCGGAACTGGAACCCGTGCGCGAGAAAGCCCTCGCCACCGGCGCGAGCAAGGTGTTCGTCGAGGACCTGAAAGAAGAGTTCGCGCAGGATTTCCTGTTTCCCATGCTCCGCGCCAATGCCTTCTATGAAAACCATTACCTGCTCGGCACTTCCATCGCGCGACCGTTGATCGCCAAGGAGCAGATTCGCATCGCCAATCAGGAAGGGGCGGCGGGCGTCTCTCACGGCGCCACGGGCAAGGGCAACGACCAGGTGCGCTTCGAGTTGACTTACATGATCCTGAAGCCGGACGTGGTCATCATCGCGCCGTGGCGGGAATGGGAACTGGACTCCCGGAGCAGTCTCATCGACTACGCCAAGAAGCACAACATCCCGGTGCCGGTCACCAAGAAAAAACCGTACAGCATGGATCGCAATCTGTTTCACATCAGCTACGAGGGCGGTGTGCTGGAAGACCCGTGGTACGAGCCCGACGCGGATATGTTTCTGATGACAAAATCGCCGGAAGCCGCGCCGGACAAACCGACGTACATCGAGATCACCTACCAGCAGGGCAACCCCATCGCCATCAACGGCGAGGCCATGAGCCCGGCCAACCTGATCGCCAAACTCAATGAATATGGTGGAGAAAACGGCATCGGCAGGATCGACATCGTGGAGAACCGCTTCGTCGGCATGAAGTCGCGCGGCGTGTACGAAACCCCCGGCGGCACCATCCTGCATGCGGCGCACCGGGCGCTGGAGACGCTGGTGATGGACCGCGAGATCATGTTCCTGCGGGACTCGCTCATCCCGACCTACGCCCGGCTTGTTTACAATGGCCTGTGGTATTCGCCGGAGCGGGAACTGTTGCAGAAGACCATCGACGATACGCAGGTTCACGTCAATGGAACCACGCGTCTCAAATTGTACAAGGGCAATTGCATCCTGGCCGGGGTGAAGGCGGATAAATCGCTTTACTCCAAGGATATGGCCTCCTTCGAGAAGGATGATATCTACCGCCAGGCCGACGCGGAGGGCTTCATCCGCCTCAACGCCCTGCGTCTGAAACTCTATACACAAACCTTTGGCAATATGTAA
- a CDS encoding penicillin-binding protein activator produces the protein MAVLFLYLLLLPASGLAQEKPGLDPASPLFYQGETLFHKGDFLGAKAAFEDFLDLYPNEPRRSKAFFRLGQIEFKNQFYSSALQYFELFTKHFPQSTWNYHAQLKIAECLFHLERYEEAEKRFRTTIKVNPDLTHKWQAYSYLARLDDLRMQYDEALKKFKRIIEKGTDEELMAYARQSVETIIEDKLTKQQLINLDRILGTEYPGDLILQRLIHIYRNERDAGNYQIVLENFMARFPDHEFGGEARLALEALRNQEQNGIRIGVVLPLSGQRALVGQQVLQGIQLAYSQFNASNKGQIKLEVKDSGLGREAAEVVEDLARDPNVVGIVGPILSWEIQGIIPTLEKYKMPVFSPTASTSGLTELSPFVFRNALTKELQARFLARYAVNHLNLYRLAVLYPTEYYGEIMRDDFEREVRALGGEIVTSISYDRKQNDFREQILNLGGVPDDRLKWMVNRFLSRGAKPPYLNDKGNISRPIIDGGLFSGGDSEGLKVALEVNYDAIFIPGFYDKVGLMIPQFAFYNIENVLFLGANGWNSPELVEMARHYLNSVLFVDGFFPEGEDPATKKFVEDFEKRFGSKPTVLSAQAYDAANMMFQAVMEGGSNRLEIHKRLSKIENYPGVSGVTTMLPSGDTDRSLVKLSVREGRIVPVNGPEAPKD, from the coding sequence TTGGCGGTCCTTTTTTTGTATCTGCTCCTGTTGCCCGCTTCCGGGCTGGCGCAGGAGAAGCCCGGCCTCGATCCGGCAAGCCCGCTTTTTTACCAGGGGGAAACGCTGTTTCATAAAGGCGATTTTCTCGGGGCCAAGGCGGCGTTTGAGGATTTCCTGGACCTGTACCCGAATGAGCCGCGCCGCTCAAAAGCCTTTTTCCGCCTGGGCCAGATTGAATTCAAAAATCAGTTTTATTCCTCCGCCCTGCAATACTTTGAACTGTTCACCAAGCACTTCCCGCAATCCACCTGGAACTATCACGCGCAGTTGAAAATCGCCGAATGCCTGTTTCACCTGGAACGGTATGAAGAGGCGGAGAAACGGTTCCGCACCACCATCAAGGTGAATCCGGACCTCACGCACAAGTGGCAGGCCTATTCTTATCTCGCCCGTCTCGACGACCTGCGCATGCAGTACGATGAAGCCCTCAAGAAGTTCAAGCGCATTATTGAGAAGGGAACGGATGAGGAATTGATGGCGTACGCGCGGCAGTCGGTCGAAACCATCATTGAAGACAAGCTGACCAAACAGCAATTGATCAACCTCGACCGCATTCTGGGAACGGAATACCCCGGCGATCTGATCCTGCAGCGCCTCATCCATATTTACCGCAATGAACGCGATGCCGGAAATTATCAGATCGTGCTGGAAAATTTCATGGCACGATTTCCGGATCATGAATTCGGCGGGGAAGCCCGGCTTGCTTTGGAGGCGCTTCGTAATCAGGAGCAGAACGGCATCCGCATCGGCGTGGTGCTTCCGCTTTCCGGTCAACGCGCGCTGGTGGGCCAGCAGGTTCTGCAGGGCATTCAGTTGGCTTACAGCCAGTTCAATGCTTCAAACAAGGGACAGATCAAACTGGAGGTTAAGGATTCCGGGTTGGGACGGGAAGCGGCGGAGGTGGTGGAAGATCTGGCGCGCGATCCGAACGTCGTTGGCATTGTCGGTCCCATTCTGAGCTGGGAGATCCAGGGCATCATCCCAACGCTGGAAAAGTACAAGATGCCGGTGTTTTCACCGACGGCATCGACCAGCGGACTGACGGAACTGAGTCCTTTTGTATTCCGCAACGCACTCACCAAGGAGTTGCAGGCGCGGTTCCTGGCCCGCTATGCGGTGAACCACCTGAACCTGTACCGGCTGGCGGTGCTGTACCCCACCGAGTATTACGGTGAGATCATGCGCGACGATTTTGAACGCGAGGTGCGCGCGCTGGGCGGGGAGATCGTCACCTCCATTTCGTATGACCGCAAACAGAATGATTTCCGCGAGCAGATCCTGAACCTGGGTGGCGTGCCCGACGACCGTCTGAAATGGATGGTCAACCGGTTTTTGAGCCGAGGTGCGAAACCGCCGTACCTCAATGACAAGGGCAACATTTCACGACCCATCATCGATGGCGGCCTGTTTTCCGGGGGCGATTCCGAAGGGTTGAAAGTGGCGCTGGAAGTCAATTACGACGCCATCTTCATTCCCGGGTTTTACGACAAGGTGGGATTGATGATTCCGCAGTTTGCCTTTTACAATATCGAGAACGTCCTGTTTCTGGGAGCGAATGGATGGAACTCGCCGGAGTTGGTGGAGATGGCCCGGCATTACCTGAACTCGGTGTTGTTCGTGGATGGGTTTTTTCCGGAAGGGGAGGACCCCGCCACCAAAAAATTTGTCGAGGATTTTGAAAAGCGGTTCGGCTCCAAACCCACGGTGCTTTCGGCGCAGGCGTACGATGCGGCCAATATGATGTTTCAGGCGGTGATGGAAGGCGGGTCCAACCGACTGGAAATTCACAAACGTCTGTCAAAAATTGAAAATTACCCCGGCGTGTCGGGAGTCACCACCATGCTTCCTTCCGGCGATACCGATCGCAGTCTGGTGAAGTTGAGCGTCCGGGAAGGCAGGATCGTTCCCGTGAACGGGCCGGAAGCGCCCAAAGATTAG
- a CDS encoding penicillin-binding protein 1A, producing MTNKKFLKNQKPQRAPRPPQGQQKARRGWKRTLLLSFLGLTLFGLLLGFAAAGFIYFKYSQGLPDVRQLKDYQPSTISRVYSDNEELIAEFYIEKRILAPLEDIPLYLKQATLAVEDSNFYYHFGIDPKAIIRAMIKNFQAGHVVEGGSTITQQLSKTLFLSFERSLERKIREAILAIRMELVFTKDEILEMYLNQIYYGHGSYGAEAAARTYFGKPVKELTIAECALIAGLPKAPNHYSPYKDLEKSINRRNHAIRRMAHNGFITEQEKEQALAEEVKLGQVADPVNKAPYFIEYIRQFIQEKYGTNKLYRDGLKIHTTLNYANQVSAQKAVREGLREADKRFGYRGPVQRVTDLTDRETMDALLTKLNEDAEFTEEAKAPFVEGNILHGVVTRVRQDHARVYLGGAQGTIPLESMDWAREPNTRLDIRWSRIKNVREALSIGDVILVKLGQKQSATEWNLSLEQEPEVQAGLISLDPTTGHIKAMVGGYDFKKSQFNRATQAVRQPGSAFKPIIFAAALEDGYTPASIVIDSPIIFKEKEDTFDKWKPVNFSEKFYGPTSLRTALTHSRNVVTIKLLQHTGVPKAVEVARRLGIDSPMANNLSIALGSSGVTLYELVKAYAVFANQGRRIEPAPIRFINNREGDAIYYAETQSQQVISSGLAAIVTDLMKSVVDNGTGKKVKVLNRPIAGKTGTTNNYIDAWFMGYSPELVTGVWVGKDRDETMGVNETGSRAAIPIWLQFMQEALAGRPVKSFPVSDEVVYMKVNPETGNAANFDDPEARLEMFLRDNLPMKAGELEAILGNDNF from the coding sequence ATGACGAATAAAAAATTTCTCAAAAATCAGAAGCCCCAGCGCGCTCCGCGCCCTCCCCAGGGACAGCAAAAAGCGCGGAGAGGATGGAAACGCACTCTCCTGCTCTCCTTCCTTGGCCTCACTCTGTTCGGCCTTCTCCTCGGGTTTGCCGCCGCCGGGTTCATTTACTTCAAATACTCCCAGGGCCTGCCGGACGTCCGCCAGCTCAAGGATTACCAGCCCAGCACCATCTCCCGCGTCTATTCGGACAACGAAGAACTGATCGCGGAGTTTTATATCGAAAAGCGCATTTTGGCTCCGCTGGAGGACATCCCCCTGTACCTCAAGCAGGCGACGCTGGCGGTGGAAGATTCAAACTTCTATTACCACTTCGGCATCGATCCGAAAGCCATCATCCGCGCCATGATAAAAAACTTCCAGGCCGGGCATGTGGTGGAAGGCGGGAGCACCATCACCCAGCAATTGTCCAAAACGCTGTTTCTTTCCTTCGAGCGGAGTCTGGAGCGCAAAATTCGGGAGGCCATTCTGGCCATCCGCATGGAGTTGGTGTTCACCAAGGATGAAATTCTGGAGATGTACCTCAACCAGATTTATTACGGCCACGGCAGTTACGGAGCGGAGGCCGCGGCGCGCACTTACTTCGGCAAACCGGTGAAGGAACTCACCATCGCCGAATGCGCCCTGATTGCCGGTCTGCCCAAGGCGCCCAATCATTACTCTCCTTATAAAGACCTTGAGAAATCCATCAACCGGCGCAACCACGCCATCCGCCGCATGGCGCACAACGGCTTCATCACCGAACAGGAAAAGGAACAGGCGCTGGCGGAAGAGGTGAAACTGGGGCAGGTGGCGGATCCGGTCAACAAAGCGCCCTATTTTATCGAGTACATCCGCCAGTTCATCCAGGAAAAGTACGGCACCAACAAGTTGTACCGCGACGGTTTGAAGATCCACACCACACTCAATTACGCTAACCAGGTTTCCGCGCAAAAAGCGGTGCGCGAGGGATTGCGCGAGGCGGACAAGCGGTTCGGTTACCGTGGTCCGGTGCAACGCGTGACCGATCTCACCGATCGCGAAACCATGGATGCTCTCCTGACCAAATTGAATGAGGACGCCGAGTTTACGGAGGAGGCGAAGGCCCCCTTCGTCGAAGGCAACATCCTCCACGGCGTGGTCACGCGGGTGCGGCAGGATCACGCCCGCGTGTACCTCGGCGGGGCGCAGGGAACCATTCCGCTGGAATCCATGGATTGGGCGCGCGAACCCAACACACGGCTGGACATCCGCTGGTCACGCATCAAAAATGTGCGTGAGGCGCTCTCCATCGGCGACGTCATTCTGGTGAAACTCGGACAAAAACAAAGCGCGACCGAATGGAACCTTAGCCTCGAGCAGGAACCCGAGGTGCAGGCGGGGCTCATCAGCCTCGACCCCACCACCGGTCATATCAAGGCGATGGTCGGCGGTTACGATTTCAAGAAGAGCCAGTTCAACCGCGCCACACAGGCGGTGCGCCAGCCGGGTTCCGCATTCAAACCGATCATTTTCGCGGCGGCCCTCGAGGACGGTTACACGCCCGCCAGCATCGTCATCGACTCGCCGATCATCTTCAAGGAAAAGGAAGACACCTTCGACAAGTGGAAACCCGTCAACTTTTCCGAAAAGTTTTACGGCCCGACCTCGCTCCGCACCGCGCTCACACATTCCCGCAACGTGGTGACCATCAAACTCCTGCAACACACCGGCGTGCCGAAAGCCGTTGAGGTGGCCCGGCGGCTGGGCATTGACAGTCCCATGGCGAACAACCTGTCCATCGCCCTGGGTTCCTCCGGTGTCACGCTGTACGAGCTGGTCAAGGCCTACGCCGTGTTCGCCAACCAGGGCCGGCGCATTGAGCCGGCGCCGATCCGCTTCATCAACAACCGCGAGGGCGACGCCATTTATTACGCGGAGACACAGTCGCAACAGGTGATCTCGTCCGGCCTGGCGGCCATCGTCACCGATCTGATGAAGAGCGTGGTGGATAACGGGACCGGGAAAAAGGTGAAGGTGCTGAACCGTCCCATCGCCGGCAAAACCGGAACCACCAACAACTACATCGATGCCTGGTTCATGGGATATTCACCGGAACTGGTGACCGGTGTGTGGGTGGGCAAGGACCGCGACGAGACGATGGGTGTGAATGAAACCGGATCGCGCGCCGCCATTCCCATCTGGTTGCAATTCATGCAGGAGGCGCTGGCAGGCAGACCGGTGAAAAGCTTTCCGGTCAGTGACGAGGTGGTTTACATGAAAGTGAATCCGGAGACGGGCAACGCCGCCAACTTCGACGACCCTGAAGCCCGGCTGGAAATGTTTCTGCGGGACAACCTGCCAATGAAGGCGGGAGAGCTGGAAGCCATCCTGGGCAACGACAACTTCTAA